From a region of the Impatiens glandulifera chromosome 4, dImpGla2.1, whole genome shotgun sequence genome:
- the LOC124936962 gene encoding 36.4 kDa proline-rich protein-like produces the protein MEAFSSKMTIICFLLISMILISSAAPILDCGSSCSNHPHKHKKKPIVKPPINLPPVTEPVSPANNCPIDTLKLSACVDLLGGLVHIGIGEPVMNRCCPILEGLVELEAAACICTTLKLKLLNLNIYIPLALQLLVTCGKTPPPGFTCIL, from the coding sequence ATGGAGGCCTTTTCTAGTAAGATGACAATAATATGTTTTCTCTTAATCTCCATGATTCTCATTTCCTCCGCCGCCCCCATTCTTGATTGTGGTTCCTCCTGCTCCAATCATCCTCACAAGCACAAAAAGAAGCCCATTGTCAAGCCACCAATCAACCTTCCTCCGGTGACTGAACCAGTATCTCCGGCCAACAACTGCCCGATTGACACACTAAAGTTGAGTGCTTGTGTGGATCTTCTTGGTGGGTTGGTTCATATAGGAATTGGTGAACCAGTGATGAACAGATGCTGTCCAATTCTAGAAGGGCTGGTGGAGTTGGAGGCTGCTGCTTGTATTTGTACCACATTGAAATTAAAGCTTCTTAACTTGAATATTTATATCCCTCTTGCTCTACAACTTCTTGTTACTTGTGGAAAAACACCACCTCCTGGATTTACATGTATCCTCTAG
- the LOC124935971 gene encoding zinc finger BED domain-containing protein DAYSLEEPER-like: METIPTDNNAIVIAAELPGKRRKKKSVVWEHFTIETVGVGCRRACCKQCKQSFAYSTGSKVAGTSHLKRHIAKGSCPVLLRNQQNQFSPFSAPSKLGGSDPPKRRYRTLNPSYLGFDSERCRHEIARMIIVHEYPLQIVEHPIFINFVKNLQPRFEMVSFNTVQGDCVATYLREKQKLQNIIEGIPGRICLTLDMWNTRYSSGYVFLTAQFIDNEWKLHRKLLNFIMEIFPDSDLAFNHSIAACLADWNMEGRLFSVSINQPLTDTGMDNIRVLQSLKNPGMLGGQLLLSNCLARSLSETALEAFRVAESTVLKIRDCVKYVKTSESHEEKFFILKQQLQVPSSKTLAMDDISKWNTTYEMLISASEMKEVFACFDTIDPDFKFTPTMEEWKQVETICTYMKFLSDTANILASPNLQTTNAFFHEVWKIQLELCRASAVEDLFISDIAKAMRVPFDNYWKNCCLVLAIAVVMDPRFKMKLVEFSFSKIYGEGSAEYVKIVDDGIHELFYEYMTEDNVGVRVGGGGIKIEGSPTSMGVNDALGLTDFDVYIMETSSQQERSELDQYLEESLLPRVHEFDVLGWWKINKMKYPTLSKMARDILTIPVCTVGPESVFDTDRKELDDYKCRLRPETAEALICAKDWLKAEPVDIYNALVKMEFPI; this comes from the coding sequence ATGGAGACAATTCCAACTGATAACAACGCTATCGTTATCGCGGCGGAACTGCCGGGCAAGCGCCGGAAAAAGAAATCCGTCGTTTGGGAACACTTCACAATTGAGACTGTCGGTGTTGGTTGCAGAAGAGCTTGCTGTAAACAATGCAAACAATCATTTGCTTACAGTACTGGTTCGAAAGTAGCTGGTACGAGCCACCTTAAACGTCACATAGCCAAAGGTTCTTGTCCTGTTCTTCTTCGTAATCAGCAGAATCAATTCTCACCCTTTAGTGCTCCATCTAAATTGGGTGGATCTGACCCACCAAAACGAAGATACCGAACTCTAAACCCGTCTTACCTTGGGTTCGACTCTGAACGATGTAGGCACGAAATTGCGAGAATGATAATCGTCCATGAGTACCCACTTCAAATTGTGGAGCATcctattttcattaattttgtgAAGAACCTCCAACCGAGATTTGAAATGGTTAGCTTCAACACTGTTCAAGGAGATTGTGTGGCTACTTATCTACGAGAGAAACAAAAGCTACAGAATATTATCGAGGGAATTCCGGGTCGAATCTGTTTAACCTTAGATATGTGGAATACGAGATACTCATCCGGTTATGTGTTTCTCACTGCCCAATTCATTGATAATGAATGGAAGCTTCACCGGAAACTTCTTAACTTCATTATGGAAATCTTTCCTGATTCTGATCTCGCCTTCAACCATTCTATTGCGGCTTGTCTCGCCGATTGGAACATGGAGGGTCGACTTTTCTCGGTTTCGATCAACCAACCATTGACTGATACTGGAATGGATAATATCCGAGTTTTGCAATCGCTCAAGAACCCGGGTATGCTCGGTGGACAGTTATTACTTAGCAATTGTCTCGCCCGGTCACTCAGCGAAACTGCCTTGGAGGCATTTCGGGTGGCGGAATCAACTGTCTTGAAAATAAGAGACTGCGTTAAGTACGTAAAGACTTCTGAATCCCATGAGGAGAAATTCTTCATTCTTAAGCAACAACTTCAGGTCCCGAGCTCGAAAACTTTGGCTATGGACGACATTTCGAAATGGAACACGACCTACGAAATGCTCATATCCGCCTCGGAAATGAAGGAGGTTTTTGCCTGTTTCGACACAATCGACCCCGATTTCAAATTCACCCCGACTATGGAAGAATGGAAGCAAGTCGAGACGATCTGCACTTACATGAAATTCCTTTCCGATACAGCCAATATATTAGCGTCTCCGAATCTCCAAACGACAAATGCCTTCTTCCACGAGGTTTGGAAGATCCAGCTGGAGCTGTGTCGAGCTTCAGCTGTGGAAGACCTATTCATAAGTGACATCGCAAAAGCGATGCGGGTTCCGTTTGACAATTATTGGAAAAACTGTTGTCTAGTATTGGCTATCGCTGTTGTGATGGATCCTAGGTTTAAGATGAAGCTTGTAGAGTTTAGTTTCTCGAAGATCTACGGTGAGGGCTCGGCTGAATATGTTAAGATTGTGGATGACGGAATCCACGAGCTCTTTTACGAGTACATGACGGAAGACAATGTTGGTGTTCGTGTTGGTGGTGGTGGTATCAAGATAGAAGGGTCGCCAACTAGCATGGGGGTTAACGATGCTTTGGGACTGACAGATTTCGATGTTTACATTATGGAGACTTCGAGTCAGCAAGAACGATCGGAGTTGGATCAGTATTTGGAGGAGTCATTGTTGCCTAGGGTTCATGAATTCGATGTTTTGGGATGGTGGAAGATAAATAAGATGAAGTACCCGACTTTATCGAAGATGGCTCGTGATATATTGACTATCCCTGTTTGCACTGTGGGTCCTGAATCGGTGTTCGATACAGATAGGAAGGAATTGGATGATTATAAGTGCCGGTTGAGGCCAGAGACGGCTGAGGCTCTTATTTGCGCGAAGGATTGGCTGAAAGCTGAACCGGTTGATATTTATAATGCTTTGGTGAAGATGGAATTTCCTATCTAA
- the LOC124935871 gene encoding uncharacterized protein LOC124935871, translating into MDLKPFKLDIDELINDFAEKNQSSFTEWKKVWLSRKFSLLFEAKPPTKHAFFMQSLYGHCIGYMISTDSMQHRLGGLYCLYCLHEIQPFKPPFKAYLSVGELTSLRHLVVDARNMNIRVVSTLVKAMLEKNIFLLGAVDLREAAVKERVDELTDIQNARIQSAYNKLFSEPSGQAKLEDYVHMDLGKEINVDAIMKISKDYAVAKELAITEASKIVDVQDIKHIAKGDKLIGEVVRKCAEDWNTQKQLFYQRTGMDQKVSIEKSNEADEEHEEGNANNFTDELEQMLYNTED; encoded by the exons ATGGATCTCAAGCCTTTTAAGCTGGACATTGATGAACTCATTAATGATTTTGCCGAG AAAAACCAGTCATCCTTTACGGAATGGAAGAAAGTTTGGCTTTCCAGAAAGTTTTCCCTCTTATTTGAGGCTAAGCCCCCTACAAAGCACGCCTTCTTTATGCAATCACTGTATGGTCACTGTATTG GTTACATGATCTCAACAGATTCTATGCAACATAGATTGGGTGGTCTCTATTGCCTTTACTGTCTTCATGAGATTCAACCATTCAAACCGCCATTCAAAGCTTACTTATCTGTAG GGGAACTGACGAGTCTCAGACATCTTGTTGTTGATGCAAGAAATATGAACATAAGAGTGGTGTCTACATTAGTGAAGGCAATGCTGGAAAAGAACATTTTTCTTTTGGGGGCAGTGGATTTACGCGAAGCAGCTGTAAAGGAGAGGGTAGATGAACTCACAGATATACAGAATGCTCGAATCCAATCAGCATATAACAA GTTATTTTCAGAGCCTTCTGGCCAGGCGAAGCTTGAGGACTACGTTCACATGGATTTG GGTAAGGAAATAAATGTTGATGCAATAATGAAAATTTCCAAGGACTATGCAGTTGCCAAGGAGCTCGCCATCACAG AGGCTAGCAAAATTGTGGATGTTCAAGACATAAAGCACATAGCAAAAGGCGACAAACTGATTGGAGAAGTTGTCAGGAAGTGTGCCGAGGATTGGAACACTCAGAAGCAACTGTTTTATCAACGAACAGGAATGGACCAGAAAGTTTCAATTGAAAAATCCAACGAGGCAGACGAAGAACACGAGGAGGGAAATGCGAATAATTTCACAGACGAACTTGAGCAGATGCTCTATAATACCGAAGATtag